A single Desulforegulaceae bacterium DNA region contains:
- the dusB gene encoding tRNA dihydrouridine synthase DusB, with protein sequence MKIKNIEIKNPLVLAPLAGITNLPFRKICKAQGAGLVCSEMISSNGLIYNSGKTRSMIKSSEFEKPLSIQLFGYDPDIMADAAKMIEESSQAQIIDINMGCSVKKILKSNSGSALMKDPEKVEKIFTKIKKTINLPLTVKIRSGWDNSGNDALLIAKIAQNCGLDALAIHPRTAKQGFSGKADWSLIKKIKKSIDLPVIGNGDIKTWEDALKMFEQTNCDAVMIGRASISNPFIFREINQALKGEKPSEVSVEEHFVMMKFYFESTIKHFGEETACKMMRSRLSWFVRGLPHNTFFKEKIKNISNHNKGLEIIEDYKLKLEQINQANLN encoded by the coding sequence TTGAAAATAAAAAATATTGAAATAAAAAACCCCTTAGTTTTAGCTCCCCTTGCAGGAATAACAAACCTGCCCTTTAGAAAAATATGCAAAGCCCAGGGAGCAGGACTTGTATGCTCTGAAATGATAAGTTCCAACGGGCTTATTTACAATTCAGGCAAAACAAGATCCATGATCAAATCTTCTGAATTTGAAAAACCTCTTTCAATTCAGCTTTTTGGTTATGATCCTGATATAATGGCAGATGCTGCAAAAATGATTGAAGAAAGCTCCCAGGCTCAAATTATTGATATAAACATGGGCTGCTCAGTTAAAAAAATTTTAAAATCAAATTCTGGCTCAGCCCTTATGAAAGATCCTGAAAAAGTGGAGAAAATATTTACCAAAATAAAAAAAACTATAAATCTTCCCTTAACAGTAAAAATACGATCTGGCTGGGACAATTCTGGAAATGATGCTCTTCTTATAGCTAAAATTGCCCAAAATTGCGGGCTTGATGCCCTTGCAATTCATCCAAGAACTGCAAAACAGGGATTTTCTGGTAAAGCAGACTGGAGTCTTATTAAAAAAATAAAAAAAAGTATTGATCTCCCTGTAATTGGAAACGGTGATATAAAAACCTGGGAAGATGCTTTGAAAATGTTTGAGCAAACAAATTGCGATGCTGTTATGATAGGAAGGGCTTCAATTTCAAATCCCTTTATTTTCAGGGAAATAAACCAGGCCTTAAAAGGCGAAAAGCCCTCAGAAGTTTCAGTGGAAGAACATTTTGTTATGATGAAATTTTATTTTGAATCAACAATAAAACATTTTGGGGAGGAAACAGCCTGCAAAATGATGAGAAGCAGGCTTTCCTGGTTTGTAAGAGGACTTCCCCATAATACATTTTTTAAAGAAAAGATAAAAAACATATCAAATCATAATAAGGGTTTAGAAATTATTGAAGATTATAAATTAAAACTTGAACAAATCAATCAAGCCAATTTAAATTAA
- a CDS encoding MBL fold metallo-hydrolase: protein MQKNYPEIIPIKIGNFSVRFQDLGVKLPSIENIPCFVFLIKEKNNSPILVDTGFSPFHVPGSGSDFKIEKSLEQSLEDLGYFPKDIKKIIMTHLHWDHTGNLPLFKNADIYVNKDEITGLLHLMPNEETYFAPDYFVESLDRFILTNHSFKISENIEIVKTGFHSFGHQVVKVRTNGKTIVLAGDAPFSYSDLWKIIPDFAWEMYRKEKGKQFYWKEGISEKIVKFLEKRKIENSKPFEMKAPVFEKDDIVYIAHDTSLDKTYKNKSVLN, encoded by the coding sequence ATGCAAAAAAATTACCCAGAAATCATACCAATTAAAATCGGCAACTTTTCTGTCAGGTTTCAAGATCTTGGAGTCAAGCTTCCTTCCATTGAAAACATTCCTTGTTTTGTTTTTTTAATTAAAGAAAAAAACAACTCTCCCATTTTGGTTGACACAGGATTCAGCCCTTTTCATGTGCCTGGTTCAGGTTCTGATTTTAAAATTGAAAAAAGTCTTGAACAATCCCTTGAAGACCTTGGATATTTTCCAAAAGACATAAAAAAAATAATCATGACCCATCTTCACTGGGATCATACAGGAAACCTTCCTTTGTTTAAAAATGCTGATATTTATGTGAATAAAGATGAAATAACAGGACTTCTTCATTTAATGCCCAATGAAGAAACTTATTTTGCCCCTGATTATTTTGTTGAAAGCCTGGACAGGTTTATTCTTACAAATCATAGCTTTAAAATTTCTGAAAATATAGAAATAGTCAAAACCGGATTTCACAGTTTTGGTCATCAGGTTGTAAAAGTCAGAACAAATGGAAAAACTATTGTTTTGGCAGGAGACGCTCCTTTTTCCTATTCAGATTTATGGAAGATAATTCCTGACTTTGCCTGGGAAATGTATAGGAAAGAAAAAGGAAAACAATTTTACTGGAAAGAGGGTATTTCTGAAAAAATTGTAAAATTTCTTGAAAAAAGAAAAATTGAAAATTCAAAGCCTTTTGAAATGAAAGCTCCTGTTTTTGAAAAGGATGATATTGTTTATATTGCCCATGATACTTCTCTTGATAAGACTTATAAAAACAAGTCAGTATTAAATTGA
- a CDS encoding Na+/H+ antiporter NhaC family protein: MEGEAVTFTYGALALVPPVLAIVLAIWKRQVIVSLTLGVFAGATIVNNWNPLTGLLDTFSKYIVEKSLADAWNVGIIVFCLAIGGLVGVMSRIGGTQAIAEAIAKKARDTRSTLFATALMGIAIFFDDYANSMIVGNTMRPITDKYNIAREKLAYIVDSTAAPISSICPISTWIAMELGLIATAFTALGIQGNSMVAFVHTIPYRFYSLFTIAFVFMIVLMKRDFGAMYRAEKRARTTGQVFAKGSTPMISEDKDLMPDEPGTGSIWAAIVPLSLFAVTTVLGLWYNGYEPGGTIREAFGNADASVVLTWASFISSIAAIIIGRLSGKFNISEGVDAWVAGLKTMLIAVIILTLAFSLKAVITDMQLAEWIVAKTKDVLSGAFLPSLTFLLAFFIAFATGTSWGTNAILMPIIIPLAVAISGASTEVTTLMYSSMGAVLTGAVCGDHCSPISDTTILSSTASGSDHIDHVKTQMPYTLTVAGFALLFGYVPTGFGVSPWISLPVGIVGLGVFLMVVGKKVEDSTL, translated from the coding sequence ATGGAGGGAGAAGCCGTAACCTTTACCTATGGTGCTTTGGCCCTGGTACCGCCTGTGCTTGCCATAGTGCTTGCAATTTGGAAAAGGCAGGTAATAGTATCTTTAACACTCGGTGTTTTTGCCGGAGCAACAATTGTCAACAATTGGAACCCTTTGACAGGGCTTCTTGATACTTTTTCAAAGTATATTGTTGAAAAATCTCTGGCTGACGCATGGAATGTGGGTATTATTGTTTTCTGTCTTGCAATTGGAGGGCTTGTAGGTGTTATGTCAAGAATCGGGGGAACCCAGGCCATTGCAGAAGCAATAGCAAAAAAAGCCCGGGATACAAGATCAACTCTTTTTGCAACTGCTCTAATGGGAATTGCTATTTTTTTCGATGATTATGCAAACTCAATGATTGTTGGAAATACAATGAGGCCTATCACCGATAAATACAATATTGCAAGGGAAAAGCTTGCATATATTGTTGATTCTACAGCAGCACCAATTTCTTCGATCTGCCCTATTTCAACATGGATTGCAATGGAGCTTGGATTGATAGCCACTGCTTTTACAGCTCTTGGAATTCAAGGCAACTCAATGGTGGCCTTTGTACATACAATTCCTTACAGATTTTATTCGCTTTTTACAATTGCCTTTGTTTTTATGATTGTTTTGATGAAACGTGATTTTGGTGCAATGTATAGGGCTGAAAAAAGAGCAAGAACTACAGGTCAGGTTTTTGCAAAAGGTTCAACTCCAATGATTTCAGAGGATAAGGATCTTATGCCCGATGAACCTGGAACCGGCTCTATCTGGGCAGCAATTGTTCCTCTTTCTCTTTTTGCTGTGACTACTGTTTTGGGCCTTTGGTACAATGGCTATGAACCAGGAGGTACAATAAGAGAAGCTTTTGGAAATGCTGACGCTTCAGTTGTTCTTACCTGGGCTTCTTTTATTTCTTCAATAGCTGCAATTATAATAGGAAGACTTTCAGGCAAGTTTAATATCTCAGAAGGTGTTGATGCCTGGGTTGCCGGCCTTAAAACCATGCTTATTGCTGTTATAATTCTAACACTTGCCTTTTCACTTAAAGCAGTAATAACTGATATGCAGCTTGCAGAATGGATTGTTGCAAAAACAAAGGATGTTTTGTCAGGGGCATTTTTACCTTCTCTTACATTTCTTCTTGCTTTTTTCATTGCCTTTGCAACAGGAACTTCATGGGGAACAAATGCTATTTTAATGCCAATAATTATTCCTCTTGCAGTTGCAATTTCAGGAGCTTCAACAGAAGTAACAACTCTTATGTACTCTTCAATGGGTGCTGTTTTAACAGGTGCTGTATGCGGAGATCATTGCTCACCTATTTCAGATACTACAATTCTTTCTTCCACAGCTTCAGGTTCAGACCATATTGATCATGTAAAAACCCAGATGCCATATACACTTACAGTTGCAGGTTTTGCTCTTTTATTTGGTTATGTGCCCACAGGTTTTGGAGTTTCTCCATGGATTTCACTTCCTGTTGGTATAGTCGGACTGGGAGTGTTTTTAATGGTTGTTGGAAAAAAAGTTGAAGATTCCACTCTTTAA
- a CDS encoding DsrE family protein, protein MNDKVLIVIAAGLDNPNRSTRGIHLATVAQKLGRDVKVFLLDDAVFLAKKGLADNLYAATGDSCADLLLHLQEFEVPVLACTPCAQARKISQDDLIEGSRLATAAELIELSADHAVISL, encoded by the coding sequence ATGAATGACAAGGTTCTTATTGTAATAGCAGCAGGGCTTGATAATCCAAACCGTTCAACAAGGGGAATTCATCTTGCAACAGTTGCACAAAAGCTTGGAAGGGATGTAAAAGTTTTTCTTTTAGATGATGCTGTTTTTTTAGCCAAAAAAGGTCTTGCAGATAATCTTTATGCTGCAACAGGTGATTCATGTGCAGATCTTTTATTGCATCTCCAAGAATTTGAAGTTCCAGTTCTTGCTTGTACCCCATGTGCCCAGGCAAGGAAAATATCCCAGGATGATTTGATCGAAGGCTCAAGACTTGCAACAGCAGCAGAGCTTATTGAACTTTCTGCTGATCATGCGGTTATCAGTCTTTAA